TGGTCTCTCGAGAATTTTCTTGTCTCGAATTTGCAAATAGTATGCCAATTGACAAAAGGAAGTAGTATAAACGAAAAAgtggtggggggggggggagggatTTGAAAAGCTTACCGTCCTCTCCGcctcttttcactttttgtccTCCACACAACCGATGACTGACTGgcagtaataataataataatattagttttatattattattatgaggAAAAGGGAAGAGATTATCCCCCACTTTTCTTTTGTATCTCtttccgatttttgatttttagggtaggctttcaaatgtttaaagttttgaaaagtaaagtGGCTAGCagttaagttttaaaaaatccaacttcaatgaaaacatggtgcatggaaaatttttcgatgtcTCTCACAGCATTGACATTGTAGCTATGAGTCTATGAGCAATATAAGCACATTTCAAATTACCtgtgtcgatgcaccatgttttctGCACGAAAAGTGTGCATATTTTTCCATGTGAAAAGCAAAAAGGTTGCCATGCACTATATGAATTTTGAGCTGGTTTAAattcgtgaaattttcaaaaaaaaccagattcAACTATAATTTTCATATCGGAGCAAAAGGATGCCTTCATCctgcaaaacttgaaaatttcctaaacTCACTAGATTCTGTACCTAATGCATAAAATTTTACGAGAAAGTTCATAAtagtaaaatttaaagaaaagttgttttattggtaaaatatttgataaaagaaatttccagacaaaaaaacatctgaaagCACATTTACGCGTAAAATGTAATATGATGAGTTGGTGGATCACACTAACTATTTTACGGTCTTAGAACATCAgggcctgcctgaaacctgcgttaattttgaaaattaattttaaaaaacgaaattaaataaatattaaaaaaaaaacaccatttGATTTTCGGAATCTACATATCAAGGCCATGAAGTATTTAGTTGTCTCGTAAGTCTCGAGGTGTTGTAATACAACTTCAATGGATTCATCTCTATTACACACAAATTCGTCTTCttcattgtcaaaaaaaaacgacaatcTCGGCCTTCGATATCTAAGGGCAGCACCTCTGTGTGTTCAGTTTTGTAACTGGTTTCTTGAAACACTTgtctcttctctttttcatcTCAATGAGAGAGATGTTTGCACATTCAACTGAAGAAGACGATCAAAGTAGTTGATGCCATAATACACTACTGACTGTTTTTCAATTGGTATCGAACAAGATGGatgtgaaataaaaaagtgacGGGGAAGTGGAGAGATACAGGTGGCTTTTTTGTTTGGTGAATCATGATactaaaatttgacattttcagttAGCTGATAATAAAAAGAAGGTGATTCACACTTACTTCAGAGAGAATGTTacacttaggcttaggcttaggattaggcttagtcttgggcttaggctcaggcttaggtcTATTCTTAGGCCtggggcttaggcttagggtgAGACCTAGGTTTTTAAGCTTTTCTCTTCAGGTTTTGGTGCACTTTCTGTAAATTTAACaaacttttagaattttaaagaatgtaaatgaaattttttaaggaataAAAAAACTTGTTGTCAAAATATGAAGGCGattaaatgccaaaaaatgtaaacATTAGGCTTTCTCCTAATTTTTTAACCATCATTTcagaagtttaatttttttcgagccATATtgttatgaaaattgattttaggGTCATATTAAGTTTATCGAAGCCAGTTTTATTTgttcttctaatttttaagcccacataattttagaaaaatgttgttcttaaacaattttttgaaatgtatcaAGTAAGTTCAGTTTCATAATTGCGCTTTAATCCTATTGGACCAAACTTGTTCGAAATGCAGTTAAAAActctattttgttttttgatctacatCTTGTTGACAAAAAAGTCAATCTTCATCAACTTATCAATCTCTCtgtatgtattttttgaaaatcagtgaTTCAAGACGACCTTCATCTCTCCTCCGATCCCGACCACCATTCGTCCTTGCCATCGAAATCTGAacgttttcaatatttgtgaATGCCCATTGCAGATTTGATGATGTGCGTGTGTGTGTCCTTCAAAAACccttttctcgaaaaaaaaatattcgaccTCGGAAAGGTCACATGTataatcatcatcatcttgtgaaaacggggggggggggggtagcTTCTTCCTTCTTGAAATGAAACCCTCTATGTACATCCGGTTTTGGATTGAAGGGACATGAATTGCAGTAGAGAAGAGGAATCATGTTAGTTTCGAGGTAGTTACAATACGAGAGCTAGTACGGTACAAGGTGAAGAAGAGGGCAGAAGCTGATTGGAAGAGACATTGGAGAGAGAGGGTATATATATGTGTAACATTGAAAGTATCACACTGGTTTTATGATGGATGTTTGGTTTGGTTTGGGAATGAAATTGTTCTGTTTTcgatttcgttttttttgggaCGAACACAAGACAAGACTATAGATATATCCGAATGTGCATAAGGGAGATTaggtaaagttttttttctaattttattacAATCCtgtgtcaaattttcaagcaacAGCAACCCAATATCTACAAAAACACTCTTTCTGTAAAAGTTGGAAAGTATCAAAGCGCAGATCaggattttgtcaaaaaaaaacttaaataggGAAAGTATCTAAAAAACGACtccaaaagtttttagattatctcaaaacttttagtcaaagttttggtaaattgcaaaattttccgaacttttggatttttttacaaaatttcgagcatttttgaaaCCGCATATTCACAttgcatataaaaattttcaaaattttttttgtaaaaatatataagttGCAATATTATACATggtttttttaacaaacatttgagtggttttaacaaatttcccaactaacaatattttcaaaaaatttgttaaggTCTACCAAAAAGGATTAAAATAACTATGTATatatcaaaataaaagatCCTGTTTTTTAACAGattgtccaaaatttttagtcaaatttttagcagctttcgaaattttaggaaattttctttgttaggaaattattttttgatggcattattttttttaggaaaaacttTGCAATGTagttctaaaataaaaatgaaataattatttttgtgaatcgtgaatcgaaaatttaccTTGTCAGCGAATTAAGAAAATGAGATAGATTGGACAGTACGTGATGCAAAGATATAGGGGTTTCACAAAATATACAACAAAATGGAAATATATTAAAAAgggaaataattaaaatcacAAGGAAAAATTAAGCTAGacgaatattaaaaaatacaagcTTGAAAGAAAGTTGGtctcattttttggatttttcacaaagttttcttttttttttcaaaatttagtttaaaatatattacTTCAATTTAATGTCTGCTTCTTCGCACACGGCGTTGAACGACAATTGGTGGTGGAGATGGAGTTGCTTCTTCGATCAATTCATCCTCTTCATCTTCCTCTTCAACTTGACGACGCGGACGTCTTCTTACTGGCTCATCGTCTTCATCTGAATCCTCAACACTTAATTCACGACGAGTTGCGGGTGGGAATCTATTAAATTCAGGAAGATCACTGTCATCATCGAGACCAAAGTCCGAGAGTTTCAGCATTTCCAGCCGGCGTtgtttacctgaaaattggtATTTGTTGAGATGGGTTTAAGTTGGACTGGTTGCTACTTTGATTTGGTATTTTACAATTAAAGTGCAGTTGATATGTCACTAATTATTACTTACGTTTTGGTGCAATAACGACATTGCTGAGCCCATTACTCAAATCAATTTCCGGTTCAATCTCGGCACGTCGTAGCTTCTCGCGCCGTTTGATCTCCTCctcgaaaatcttcaaaatcggACGATTCTTGATCTCCACCGCGATCGGATCCACCATAATGTTATAAGTTTTTCCATCGATTTTATAGATACCAAGCAAGCGATTTCCGACCTCGAACATTTGATTTCGAAGCGAAATTATGATAAATTGAGCGTTCCGTGTTCGCTCGGAATGCTTGATATAGTTTGCAATCAGGCTGACATTGTTCAAGTCCAGTGCCGCATCGATTTCATCCATCACGTAGAGGGGTGTTGGACGGTAGTGGTGCATTGCAAAGACAAAGCATAAAGAGGCCAGAGTCTTCTCTCCGCCAGATAGATTCTCGATGAGCTTCCAGGATTTCTTGGCGGGACGTACACTGAACTTTATTCCACCATCGAAGGGATCGGTAGATTTTCCTTCTTCCACAAACTTCAAACTAGCATCTCCGCCATTGGTGATAAGCTGTAAGCAAATAACTTGTTTCTTTTAATCTCATTTAAAGCAATGGGTCTGACAGAAAAAATGCTTCCTGTCAGCCTGGTAGCAGGCAAGTACCCCTTACTCACCTGGTAAAGCATTTGGGTAGTAGTACCCAAGAATGCGAGCGCCTCGCTGAACTCGTTGAATCTCGCCATTCTCAACTCGTTGAGCTTCTCACGATGAGCCTTCAGCTTATCGCTAAACTTCTTCGCTGACGTCACCTCGTTCATGAGAAGCGACACAATCATCGCATAATCCCGAACACCTTTATTATCAAATTCCCGCCGGAACTTGTCAACATCTTTTTCCAGCTTGCAAATCTTGTTAGCAGTGTCCTCGAAAACATCGTCCTCAAGCATTCTCGCTTCGTGCTCTTCGTAAGCTTCACGGTGAGGTTCGATCATACTGATGCATTCATATGGGAGTACAACGTGCCTAAAAACTCAGTgattataaatttgaatttgcacATGGAAAATCTCCCAAAGCTTCTGAAACGTACCCATCAGTCATTTTGGCCGCAATATCTGGATCATTATATCTGACAAATTTGCCAGGTGGATAGAGCTTTTCCGGTTGCATCCATGCAGATTCAATAATATCAAGTTCTGCATTATCCGCCATTGTCTTGTTTTCCAAGTCATCAATGATTCTCATCAGTTCATCATAAGTCTGTTTGACCATGTTGTAGTTGTCAACTGTGGTTTGATAGGCTGCATCTGCTTCTCGGCGTGCCGCAACCGCTTCAGTGTACCTGGCTCTTTGTGCATCAATGCTGGCCTGGaagattaaaaattagaaaatagtAAAGCTTGAATTGGTAAATTCTGAATAGCTCGAAAATGGCGAACTTCATAAGGAGACTGCTTAAAAAAgcgcaaaaattgtttgaatagtggtttaaaattttgaaaaaaaatcgaaaatgtttaCTAGAACTAAGGGAGCAAGGTTGGAAACACCAAGctaaagcctaagcctaaaaaaaGCCTAAGTTGGAGCTCAAGCCAGAACCTAAGCCTGGACCTAAGCTTGAACTGAAGTCGAAGCCTAAACATAAGCCTAACCAGAATCCTAGTCCTATAGAAATTAAACATACCGTTGAAGTTTGCAATTGCGCATTGATAATATCAATTCCCTTTACATCCTCTCCAACTTCCAATTGAGCCAATGCATCTGCCTCGCTACGTTTCTCCAGACACATATGCTCCAGCTCACTAAGCTTCTTCTCGGCCTGCTCCAAATGTGATGGATTGTTCTCAATAATTGCAGTTTGTCGTGCAATGTCCTGCTCCAGCTGTCCCATTCGATCCTTCGCCTGCTCAATTGAGTCCttatttttttggaccaaCTCCATAAACATTCGGTCCATTTTCCGTTTGTATTGCTCAATTTGCTGCTTGATTTTTGCTGAAGACTTTTGGCTCTCCTCCACTTGACGTTTCAGATCTGCAATTTGAGCTCTCTTCTCGTCCAAATCCTCAACGGTCACTTCTCTATAGTTAACCATACGGCGCTCATGTGCTGCGATTGAGCTctggaaataattaaaaaattagaatggaaattttgaataaaatctagtttttttttcgatatatccattttcaagaaaatcggAACAGCGAAAATTTCTGTGTTTCAGTAAGAGACGCAAAAATAAATCACCTTTAACTCGGCAATCCGTGTTTTCTGCTCCTTGGTGGACATAATCAATTCACGCTTACGAATCTCGAGCTGTTTGATAATCGGACCATTGTCGGCTCGGATCTCTTCTTGCTTTAACTGCAACTTCAAATGAGCTTCCAGTGCGTGATTGTGCTTCTCCTGTGCGGCTCTTAGCTTGctcaaatcaacttttttgactCCACTCATGTTTGGATTATTATCATTTCGAATACGACCAGTCGTCGGTTTTCCACCACCAGTCAATGCTCCACTTCGGTTCAAAATTGAGCCATTCAGTGTGCAATAACGATGCCTTCCAGGATACTTCTTATCAATTCGAGTTGCTTCTTCAAGACTGTCAACAACCAGAATGTCATGGATCAAGAAATAGAATTCGCGGCGAATCTCAGGGTTTACACAGTGAATCTTATCGAAAAGTCGTTCGGCTGGgctgaaaataagaattaaTTAGATTTGGCAACTAAAGGCAACTACCAACAATTTCATTGTAGAATCCATTCCGCTAGTATCAGTATCTTTCAAGTGATCCAAGAAGACAAACGTCGTACGAGGAAGTTTGTACTCGTGGCAGAAGCCAATTCCGATTCTACATTCATCGCTAGTTTGCACAACGTGGTAATCCAATTGTGCAAAGAACACTGTTGAAATTGCGGTGTCGAACTTGATTGGGATACTTGCCAAATCTCCCTGTAAgacaattaattttaaattggtcctcgaaaaaaaatcaattcgaaATCAGACTAAACGTGTGGCTTCTGAATTTGAAAGATCctatttaaaatgtatttctcCCAGAAAAATCATACTTACATGGAACATCAGATTACCCCAGGATGCTCACAGctaatcaaatttcaaagcagGTACTCACTCCCAATCGAATAACTTACCAAGCGACCTTTGAAGCCCGGAAATAATCCAGCCTCTTTCAGTTCATGAAGCTTTGCGGTTGCCTGATGACGGTACGTAACTTCCTGGGTGTTCGATGCTTCAATCACTTCTTGATCCAGCTCATACTTCTTGCTTCTCAAAAGTTGTTCGGTAGACTTCAAATGCGGAAGCTTCTCGACAGCTTTGTCAAACTTCAGCTTTCTATCTTGCAGCTCAGTTGTGACGGCGTTTAGCTCACTGGAAGGATAtggggaatttttaaaagctggttaaaataaaataaaataaaataaaacttacgTATTATCTCTAATGTTCTCAGCCATCATTGTTTGCAATGTCCCTTTAAGCTCATCAACTCTCTTCTGTCCCTGCTCCATCATTATCGTCATATCCTTAAGTTCTGATTCAGAAACGTCCAATTCTGCTTTTGCTCGCATCGATTGCAGAAGCTCATCTGAGAGTTTTTTCTCCAGATCATCATGCTTCGCTCTGTCGGCACTAGACTTCTGATCATACTTGATGAGATTCTCTGTAGCTGTCCGCTGACACACATTCTCCTGCTCCTTGAGCTGATCCCATTCGAGTTGCATGTTTTGCTTAGAGATTCTCGCATTCTCTGGAGCCGtctcaatttcaaacttctcCCGACGAGCTTCATCCCGCTCCTTCATGAGCTTCCCAAGGTCCTGAGTACACGACTTGAGCCCCTGCTTTCTCTTAGCATCACGTGCATGCCAGTCATTCTTCTTCGATTGCCAATCGATTCTTTTATTCTCCAGCTCAGTGACAATACTATTAAGGCTTCTCTCGTGAGTCTCCTTCTTCCGAACTTCATCCTTTGCCTCAAGCATGATATCCTTGTTCTCTTCGAGTTCTCCTGTTCGAGTGACAAGACTCATTTTGGCGTCCCTCATTGTTTCAGCATAACGGCACAAATTGTGCTTGACACGGATTCCACGAAGGTAGTTGAGATTATTGAAGGTATTCAGGTAGGCCATCCCGATAACCATTGCCTTTTCAAAGACTTTTAGGTGTCCCTCGTGGCGGCGAACACTGGAAATggaaagaattttaatttgaaatttttttaagtttcagaaaattaatatatttcaagttgaaaccgcaaagtttttttgttttttcctagttcaatttgaatttccatgcTTTATATTTTTATGTGGTACATCCGTGCCAAAATTTGTGGTatttaataatattaaaatgaacTTACGAGGCTCCATATTGTGAACTTTTGTGCTCCAATAGAGAAACCCGATGCATTAGTTTGGAAATTGGTGCGACAAAACGATTGGTTCCAACAATATCCTCAATATATTCAAGCATTCCTTCTTCATTCGGATTTTTGGATGTTGGCTTCATTAGTGCAATCGCTTCAACTTCTCCTTGCAGAATCAGGAATCGATTATGGGTCATATCAATTCCAGCACGTAGGAGAAGCTCCTGGACGTCTTTTTGCGATGCATCTTTGTCATCAATAcgatattttgaattgttttcacGATTTATTGTGCGGGTGATGCAGACGCAATTATCTGTTAACACTTCATATTTATCGTAATTTTCGAcaggctgaaaattaattttgatattgaTAGTTATTAGTTTGTTTTCAATCGTGTGGATCTCAGGCCCGCTTTAATAACCTACTTACCATATCCTTCACCATCTGGAACATAATTGTTACTGAACATGATTCGTAGTTCCCTCCTGAATTGATCAATGCTGATAGCTTCTTGGTACGAATTTTTCCAGCCTGAAACAATGTATATtgtggaataaaaatttcaatttaaaaaactcactttaaaTCCAAACACGAATAGCAATGCATCAATAACGTTTGACTTTCCACTTCCATTTGGTCCCAGGATCATTGTCAAGTTCTTGTGAAACGGTCCGAGAATATGTTTTCCAGCATAACTTTTAAAGTTCTCAACGTAGATATTCAGAATTATCATTCGATTTCCATCCGGATCCGAGATCTGATCTTCATATTTTGGGGGAATTTGAACATTCAAAAGATCCTCTTTTTCATCATATTTCACACCGTTTTCAGCCGCTTCAAGTTCCAACATATACGCGCCTGAACTAACATCATCGAATATGTTGAGCTGTTCCATGTACTGTCGTCGGCGATCCACGTCGAGATCGACTTCAGGCATCGAGTCGGTGTCAGCATATGGTCTATCATCGTCCGAGGTTAGCGCCCGTCTTTTAAACGGCTGCATACCTGAAAAAAGgaattaattttgataaatattaaaaGGGAGAGGGAGAGTAAGAGGTGcataattttgccaaaaaggCAAAgctttggaaatgttttgacaACTGGCAAACTTTCGACCCCTtccaatcaaatttttttggtaattatcaactgacaaaatttctttgaatgcCAATTGCCAACATTAcctaatcaaaaaattttgaaatatatatttcatatttaaaattgaatcacACAGTTTACAAATTGataacattgaaaaaagtcaTCTAGAAATTTATTAATGTTATAGTATATTATATAGTTATCAGTATGATTTCAcctcaaatattgaaaactaaatttttaatgttggggaaaaattcaaatcgataattcaaacgaattttttttccggactTTAGGAAAATCAGGGCACAGATAACATTGGAAACTATATATaagtttgttaatttttttaagatttaagATTATGAAAGCTGCgctaattaatttatttgtcaaattcaaaaaaaaagttaagaaacGGTCACACACGAGCACACACCCATTTCATTGCGCGCGCGCAAGCGTATGTCTGTGTCTGTGTGTGCGAGCTGTTACTACTGCTGACCGAGTGTGGGGTTAGAGGCAGACGACGAAAGAGAACGAAGGTGAAAGTGGAAAAGAGCATGGAGAACGTGGAGACTGAGAGAAATGACAGACTCCGACTGCGGTCAAGACGATTCGGGTGAGAGAAAGAATAGTGGAATAAGAGACGGAGAGAATCCATAGCAATGGGTGGGTGGGTGATGAGCGGAATATTGTTGCGAAGAAGGTTGGGTGTACCAGACTAAGGAGCTGGAGAGATAAAGATtctaattatttgaaaatttggcaaacgtTTCCCATTACTAGATGTACAAATCGATATGCTACAGATAGTCGATCAACGATCACGCTTTGGGAAAAGTATACGAGTTTTCAGCTGAAGAGGTCCCCAAAAAACCGAGAGGTTTTTATATgtataatattgaaaaaaaatcactagaTTTTATTGATAAGAAGTAGTTTAACACGATGagtgaaacttgaaattttatattagaTATGTATGTGAATCCAGATGGAAGCATGAAGGAAAtgagccaaaaattttgtcaatttatgTGTCTGTACGATCTCTATTGAACTTCGTCTATAATAGAACAAGTAGTTAAAGTCCTGATAGGCATTACTGTCTGCGATTACCCGTGTCTTGCTCCGTCAAATCCATTGCACCAGTTGATCCGGGCATCCTTAATGAAGAAGAGAATAGAAGAGAATTGAAGTCAGAAGACAAAAGTATAAAACTGACTAGTTTTAACAAGGTGTGAGAAACAAGAGACGGATGATTATTTTGTACTTCTCAGGTCGCCTAGGTAACAAGCACACTGGTACGGGCTGGCACGACTCCATCTTGTGATGGGTAGAAGAGGTGTGTGAGAGAAGAATATGAGCTGATCTCCTCTGTTGAGATGATAGATAAGCTTATAATTTGAGCAGTTAGTTGCGTGTAATTGAGGATTTCGTTTTTGATGTTGCAGCCAACAACGGGTCTTCTAATGGTGGGAAATGAGAGATCAAACAACGGATGGTCTTGTGAGCAAGAACATCTGCCAACATACGGTTCAGATGAGCATATTACAGAGTCACAAACCATgtaaacttctagaaagtCTGCAATCGAAAAAATGGAGGGGAACTGTAGAAGAAGAAACAGGGGTATAATTTGATGTAAAACGGATTTGGATGtaaaacgaaattttcaattccgacaaaatggcggttttccgattttccggatattttcattttcggcaattttccggttttccgtttgccggata
The nucleotide sequence above comes from Caenorhabditis elegans chromosome III. Encoded proteins:
- the dpy-27 gene encoding Chromosome condensation protein dpy-27 (Confirmed by transcript evidence), translated to MQPFKRRALTSDDDRPYADTDSMPEVDLDVDRRRQYMEQLNIFDDVSSGAYMLELEAAENGVKYDEKEDLLNVQIPPKYEDQISDPDGNRMIILNIYVENFKSYAGKHILGPFHKNLTMILGPNGSGKSNVIDALLFVFGFKAGKIRTKKLSALINSGGNYESCSVTIMFQMVKDMPVENYDKYEVLTDNCVCITRTINRENNSKYRIDDKDASQKDVQELLLRAGIDMTHNRFLILQGEVEAIALMKPTSKNPNEEGMLEYIEDIVGTNRFVAPISKLMHRVSLLEHKSSQYGASVRRHEGHLKVFEKAMVIGMAYLNTFNNLNYLRGIRVKHNLCRYAETMRDAKMSLVTRTGELEENKDIMLEAKDEVRKKETHERSLNSIVTELENKRIDWQSKKNDWHARDAKRKQGLKSCTQDLGKLMKERDEARREKFEIETAPENARISKQNMQLEWDQLKEQENVCQRTATENLIKYDQKSSADRAKHDDLEKKLSDELLQSMRAKAELDVSESELKDMTIMMEQGQKRVDELKGTLQTMMAENIRDNTELNAVTTELQDRKLKFDKAVEKLPHLKSTEQLLRSKKYELDQEVIEASNTQEVTYRHQATAKLHELKEAGLFPGFKGRLGDLASIPIKFDTAISTVFFAQLDYHVVQTSDECRIGIGFCHEYKLPRTTFVFLDHLKDTDTSGMDSTMKFPAERLFDKIHCVNPEIRREFYFLIHDILVVDSLEEATRIDKKYPGRHRYCTLNGSILNRSGALTGGGKPTTGRIRNDNNPNMSGVKKVDLSKLRAAQEKHNHALEAHLKLQLKQEEIRADNGPIIKQLEIRKRELIMSTKEQKTRIAELKSSIAAHERRMVNYREVTVEDLDEKRAQIADLKRQVEESQKSSAKIKQQIEQYKRKMDRMFMELVQKNKDSIEQAKDRMGQLEQDIARQTAIIENNPSHLEQAEKKLSELEHMCLEKRSEADALAQLEVGEDVKGIDIINAQLQTSTASIDAQRARYTEAVAARREADAAYQTTVDNYNMVKQTYDELMRIIDDLENKTMADNAELDIIESAWMQPEKLYPPGKFVRYNDPDIAAKMTDGHVVLPYECISMIEPHREAYEEHEARMLEDDVFEDTANKICKLEKDVDKFRREFDNKGVRDYAMIVSLLMNEVTSAKKFSDKLKAHREKLNELRMARFNEFSEALAFLGTTTQMLYQLITNGGDASLKFVEEGKSTDPFDGGIKFSVRPAKKSWKLIENLSGGEKTLASLCFVFAMHHYRPTPLYVMDEIDAALDLNNVSLIANYIKHSERTRNAQFIIISLRNQMFEVGNRLLGIYKIDGKTYNIMVDPIAVEIKNRPILKIFEEEIKRREKLRRAEIEPEIDLSNGLSNVVIAPKRKQRRLEMLKLSDFGLDDDSDLPEFNRFPPATRRELSVEDSDEDDEPVRRRPRRQVEEEDEEDELIEEATPSPPPIVVQRRVRRSRH